From Larus michahellis chromosome 5, bLarMic1.1, whole genome shotgun sequence, the proteins below share one genomic window:
- the TIGD4 gene encoding tigger transposable element-derived protein 4 gives MLSTMAEASGSPLPQPVVRRKKSISIEEKIDIISAVESGKKKAEIAAKYGIKKNSLSSIMKNKEKVLEAFESLRFDPKRKRLRTAFYTDLEEALVKWYRMAQCLNVSVNGPMLRLKANDFAQKLGHSDFKCSNGWLDRFKSRYGLVFRAQPIEAAATTTVNAPTPWYQNVLPYYLNDYQPKNMFFIQETGLLYQMLPYSTFAFKGETCSVGQLSKERITVAVGANMDGSEKLRLLVIGKNKSPRSFKDVKSLPVDYEANDMAWMTSEVFEQWMRKLDDRFQAQQRQVVILADSLPAHTEVKNLKSVKLVFCPPDSSSCIAMKQGIIRSLKLKYRHCLTKRFIDCVEGNKEFMLTLLDAIEMLHLCWRKVTPVTFVKSYDEVGFKLETKANDSDTEVESDFDLIAHAQAAGVQFLKGLSLEEYAALDDGLVTCEMPTNNERMCAEETTSDEAGTFVADEGDGFQGAEQLLPSKNEALSAVDTLRKFLRSQDTNDSLQDSLADLEHFIQQVTEKKETIIEEK, from the coding sequence ATGCTCAGTACCATGGCAGAGGCTTCGGGGAGTCCTCTGCCCCAGCCCGTagtaaggaggaagaaaagcatatCTATTGAGGAAAAAATCGACATCATAAGTGCTGTGGAGAGTGGCAAGAAAAAGGCAGAGATCGCAGCCAAGTATGGCATAAAGAAGAATTCCTTGTCTTCGATtatgaagaataaagaaaaagtctTGGAAGCCTTTGAATCTTTACGATTTGATCCTAAAAGAAAAAGGCTAAGGACTGCTTTTTATACTGACCTGGAGGAGGCATTGGTGAAGTGGTACAGAATGGCTCAGTGCTTGAACGTGTCGGTAAACGGTCCTATGTTGCGCCTCAAGGCTAATGATTTTGCCCAGAAGCTTGGACATAGTGATTTTAAATGCAGTAATGGCTGGCTCGATCGTTTCAAGTCAAGGTATGGCTTAGTTTTCAGAGCTCAGCCTATAGAAGCAGCTGCTACTACTACAGTGAATGCTCCAACTCCTTGGTATCAAAATGTTCTGCCTTACTATTTAAATGATTATCAGCcgaaaaacatgttttttataCAGGAGACCGGATTGTTGTATCAGATGTTACCATATAGCACATTTGCATTTAAAGGGGAAACTTGTTCTGTAGGTCAACTAAGCAAAGAGAGAATAACTGTAGCGGTGGGTGCAAATATGGATGGCTCTGAGAAACTTCGTTTGCTTGttataggaaaaaacaaaagtccACGCTCTTTCAAAGATGTAAAGTCGCTACCTGTGGATTATGAAGCAAATGATATGGCGTGGATGACTTCAGAAGTGTTTGAACAGTGGATGCGTAAACTTGATGACAGATTTCAAGCACAGCAGCGGCAAGTTGTTATTCTTGCTGATTCTCTCCCAGCACACACAGAAGTAAAGAACCTGAAGTCTGTCAAATTAGTGTTCTGTCCACCAGACTCTTCTTCATGTATAGCTATGAAACAAGGGATTATCAGAAGTCTGAAGCTTAAATACAGGCACTGTCTTACCAAGAGATTCATTGACTGTGTAGAAGGTAATAAAGAGTTTATGCTGACACTTCTTGATGCAATTGAGATGTTGCACCTGTGCTGGAGGAAAGTAACACCAGTGACTTTTGTAAAAAGTTACGATGAAGTGGGATTCAAATTAGAAACCAAGGCAAATGATAGCGACACAGAAGTTGAAAGTGATTTTGATTTGATTGCAcatgcacaggcagctggagTGCAGTTTCTAAAAGGTTTATCTTTGGAGGAATATGCAGCTCTAGATGATGGCTTGGTAACTTGTGAAATGCCCACAAATAATGAAAGGATGTGTGCCGAAGAAACCACATCAGACGAAGCTGGGACATTTGTTGCTGATGAAGGTGATGGATTTCAGGGAGCTGAACAACTTTTACCATCAAAAAATGAGGCTTTGAGTGCTGTAGATACCCTTCGAAAGTTTCTCAGAAGTCAAGACACAAATGATTCTCTTCAAGATTCCCTAGCTGACCTGGAGCATTTTATTCAacaagtaactgaaaaaaaagaaactataatCGAAGAAAAATAG